The following coding sequences are from one Solea solea chromosome 11, fSolSol10.1, whole genome shotgun sequence window:
- the si:ch211-197l9.2 gene encoding uncharacterized protein si:ch211-197l9.2: MNRDKSVKTALRSQKQSKTQVSVQKKKKDAQSGASSIKETQSCIRESENEARTAGVHGKRPGKVSSSGTAECQRSPAAHRKLSDASNASEDLSKDSGCLSGKLSSSDSSSEISDCTSESNKRDSPSRDNDLSWIDGRAYVKPDNANAAQDSCAVQLDAAAAAAAGGALGLFHASGTFMELMMGETHEDLIREVDDLRSENEYLKDEVEELRCEMLEMRDMFQEEEVYQLQELRLQLEQANKTCRILQYRLRKAERRSIRVAQTGQVDGELVRSLEHDIKVAKSVSLRLYNELEAVQNKNSQLEWENEALREKMQELDVAKQVLQAEAEKTRENTLKKKGGIRSTATKAEKRFCQQAEDDRADLKCQLHFAKEELALMCKKLTKLVSESEGMRQELAKYHSAYGDIDALQLPEGKHNSAHTREAEVKVHLKLVEEEATLLSRRIVELEVENRGLRAEMSDLREKSGGGEGGGEKEEEENRDVVEENAGASTQLQDKEGGEQSFEVETGQSDLETPPICNQTQSEGMIAACHVTREGPVGGEWDPSDSQESDNNKTLDRAFKGLTVKDCETLQALRDHSCILSSAIQLLATPPKNGHGSSLSCVFTSPTDVDSNGKKIFPPGPFNEALELLWDMLLAFTVRVESFLTGEDSDKNSVHKDRHVWDSYTLSSLSENIADQNVGSNNIRASPSEQEHTEDLRTTEMKERATRHAPSLLHRNPKMQLSMQILWILHQWCRVKRPDVEGKEGKDRTMSVLRGLLQDLSAELQDEQTDVNSKVKTTQQKAAECAASGIFHDEGPCEADSSKGKRLRPQSKRKNWCYLSQEAAQLDREDLVKTWDHPIMPLSFPDLDFEQMSMERSHTAPEKSAFRIYYSPPSTRRVQLAQLWQSPVADKESVNTSSPWCTPLSSFSQLCLGSSANMSDDVKEMTASWRQSLHGSSQEKSWRLAGRWVDVVCSGTQTYMKPQMVSVGLQTDGAVAVRSSPSRVLSSSLVTARSSHISTSLEGVTGRVERSRTSTSSPKLYRRHSGASSLSSSPSFSSSSSVSTTRDRAMWNLNHQSPSRLTRQTSHRQAAGQNNSSKPPTKPAGPNRYGLVTEFLRRVSGRAEKPGPGPGQKTKNGLKNLERAPTRTPAASLHRTDSVTRIVNQRFMKQREEVGKGQREEKSSSSSSNSSSSSSSSSSSLNHGIRHSGSLTAEDGNYECSSSSTLTFCFARPSRSAQSNQSKLQRHRYSPPVSAAAGSNCE, translated from the exons ATGAACAGAGACAAGAGCGTAAAAACTGCGCTCCGGAGCCAGAAACAGTCCAAGACACAGGTTTctgttcagaagaagaagaaagatgcTCAAAGTGGTGCCTCATCCATTAAGGAGACCCAGTCATGTATCCGTGAATCGGAGAATGAAGCGAGGACAGCAGGAGTGCATGGGAAGCGTCCGGGGAAAGTGTCCTCCAGTGGCACCGCAGAGTGCCAGAGGAGTCCCGCTGCGCACAGGAAACTCTCTGATGCCAGCAACGCTTCAGAAGACCTGAGCAAAGACTCCGGCTGCCTTTCTGGGAAACTCTCCTCCTCCGACAGCAGCTCGGAAATATCCGACTGCACTTCGGAGAGCAACAAGCGCGACTCTCCAAGTAGAGACAACGATTTAAGCTGGATAGACGGGAGAGCTTACGTGAAGCCGGACAACGCAAACGCAGCCCAGGATTCCTGCGCTGTGCAGctcgatgctgctgctgctgctgctgctggaggagccCTCGGTTTGTTTCACGCGTCAGGAACATTCATGGAGCTCATGATGGGGGAGACACACGAGGATCTGATCCGGGAGGTGGACGATTTAAGATCAGAGAACGAGTATCTGAAA GATGAGGTGGAGGAGCTTCGCTGTGAGATGCTGGAGATGCGCGACATgttccaggaggaggaggtgtatcagctgcaggagctgcgGCTGCAGCTGGAGCAGGCCAACAAGACGTGTCGCATCCTGCAGTACCGCCTCCGCAAGGCCGAGCGCCGCAGCATCCGAGTGGCCCAGACCGGACAGGTGGACGGGGAGCTGGTCAGGAGCCTGGAGCACGACATCAAG GTTGCAAAAAGTGTGTCCCTGCGGTTGTACAACGAGCTGGAGGCCGTGCAGAATAAGAACTCCCAGCTGGAGTGGGAAAACGAGGCGCTCCGTGAGAAGATGCAAGAGCTGGACGTGGCCAAGCAAGTCCTACAGGCTGAGGCGGAGAAAACCAGAGAG AACACTCTGAAGAAGAAAGGAGGCATCAGATCGACAGCCACCAAGGCCGAGAAGAGGTTCTGCCAACAGGCTGAG GACGACAGAGCTGATCTCAAGTGCCAGCTCCACTTTGCCAAAGAGGAATTAGCTCTCATGTGCAAGAAGCTCACCAAACTGGTATCTGAGAGCGAGGGCATGCGCCAGGAGCTGGCCAAATACCACTCGGCCTACGGAGACATAGACGCCCTCCAGTTACCTGAGGGCAAACACAACTCCGCCCACACCAGGGaagcagaggtcaaagttcacttgaaaCTAGTGGAAGAGGAGGCCACACTCCTGAGCCGGCGCATCGTGGAACTGGAGGTGGAGAATCGTGGACTGAGAGCGGAAATGAGTGacctgagagagaaaagtggaggaggagaaggaggaggggaaaaggaggaagaggagaatcgGGATGTTGTGGAGGAAAATGCGGGGGCTTCGACACAGTTGCAGGACAAAGAGGGAGGGGAGCAAAGTTTCGAAGTGGAAACGGGCCAAAGTGATTTGGAGACGCCTCCGATTTGCAACCAGACACAAAGTGAAGGGATGATTGCTGCCTGTCATGTCACTCGAGAAGGTCCTGTAGGTGGAGAGTGGGACCCTTCAGACAGTCAGGAGagcgacaacaacaaaacactggaCAGAGCTTTCAAAGGACTGACTGTGAAAGACTGTGAAACCCTTCAAGCTCTCAGAGATCATTCCTGCATTTTGAGCTCAGCCATACAGCTCCTGGCGACACCGCCGAAAAACGGACACGGTTCGTCTCTCTCGTGTGTGTTCACCTCTCCAACAGACGTGGACTCCAACGGTAAGAAGATATTCCCGCCGGGACCTTTCAATGAGGCCCTGGAGCTCCTGTGGGACATGCTGTTGGCTTTCACGGTGAGGGTGGAGTCATTTCTAACAGGAGAAGATTCAGACAAAAACTCTGTTCACAAGGACAGACATGTGTGGGATTCCTacactctgtcctctctgtctgaaAACATAGCAGATCAGAACGTGGGCAGCAACAATATACGAGCGTCACCAAGTGAGCAGGAACATACTGAGGACCTCCGCACCACTGAGATGAAGGAGAGAGCAACAAGACATGCACCGTCCCTCCTTCACAGGAACCCAAAAATGCAACTTTCCATGCAAATTCTGTGGATCCTCCACCAGTGGTGTCGAGTTAAAAGACCCGATGTGGAGGGAAAAGAG GGCAAAGACAGGACCATGTCTGTGCTGCGAGGGTTGTTGCAGGACCTGAGTGCAGAGCTTCAGGATGAACAGACTGATGTGAACAGTAAAGTCAAGACCACACAGCAAAAGGCAGCTGAG TGTGCAGCCAGTGGTATCTTCCATGATGAAGGTCCCTGTGAAGCTGACAG CTCAAAGGGGAAACGACTGAGGCCACAGTCGAAGAGGAAGAACTGGTGCTATCTGAGCCAAGAGGCTGCCCAGCTGGACAGAGAGGACCTCGTTAAGACGTGGGACCATCCAATCATGCCGCTTAGCTTCCCTGACCTTGATTTTGAGCAGATGTCCATGGAGAGAAGCCACACTGCCCCGGAGAAGTCAGCTTTTCGCATCTACTACAGCCCGCCATCCACTCGCAGAGTCCAGCTGGCTCAGCTGTGGCAAAGCCCCGTTGCAGACAAAGAGTCCGTCAACACGTCCTCTCCCTGGTGCACGCCGCTGTCCTCCTTCTCTCAACTCTGTTTGGGCTCATCTGCGAACATGAGTGATGATGTgaaggaaatgacagccagctGGAGGCAGTCACTTCATGGCAGTTCACAGGAGAAGAGTTGGAGGTTAGCGGGACGGTGGGTGGACGTGGTCTGCTCAGGCACTCAGACCTACATGAAGCCACAGATGGTGAGTGTTGGTCTGCAGACAGACGGGGCAGTCGCTGTGAGAAGCAGCCCCTCTCGAGTCCTGAGCTCCTCCTTAGTCACTGCCCGCTCGAGCCACATCTCCACCTCCCTGGAGGGAGTAACAGGTCGTGTTGAAAGGTCCAGAACCTCCACCTCTTCACCCAAACTTTACCGCAGACACTCGGGTgcatcctctctctcctcatctcccagttttagctcctcctcctctgtatcCACCACTAGAGACAGAGCAATGTGGAACCTGAACCATCAAAGCCCCTCCAGACTCACCCGACAAACCAGTCACAGACAAGCCGCAGGACAGAACAACAGCTCCAAGCCTCCCACCAAACCTGCAGGCCCCAACCGCTACGGTCTGGTCACAGAGTTTCTGCGCAGAGTGAGCGGCCGGGCTGAGAAGCCGGGACCGGGGCCAGGACAGAAGACGAAGAACGGCCTGAAGAACCTGGAACGTGCTCCAACAAGAACCCCTGCTGCCTCGCTGCACAGGACAGACAGTGTGACCAGGATCGTCAACCAGAGGTTCatgaagcagagagaggaggtgggCAAAggccagagagaggagaaaagcagcagcagcagcagcaacagcagcagcagcagcagcagcagcagcagcagcctgaacCACGGCATCAGACACAGTGGGAGCCTCACAGCAGAG GACGGAAACTACGagtgcagctccagcagcaccTTGACCTTCTGCTTCGCCCGTCCGTCTCGCTCCGCCCAGTCAAACCAGAGCAAACTCCAGCGACACAGATACTCGCCTCCGGTGAGCGCAGCTGCAGGCTCCAACTGTGAGTGA
- the dnmt3ba gene encoding DNA (cytosine-5-)-methyltransferase 3 beta, duplicate a gives MATTVVLSPDSSQDKSSRFQVLKWINNLLKTDFKDVREMGSGACHCQIMDCVAPGSVDMTKVKFDAQGEDESKHNFSLLQEAFNKNGITRSIPVENLLKGDLKSNFEIIKWFKAFYTANVKREEYDPVKARNGHDISPVVPTSESRRFNLESDMEENGTENTNKFPFTEKWKNICEWAEPSNLGEQHTYCRICSRNLSTIHKGIIELQRHEKTNKHQKRKINKNACAQSQCPELLPNPCSDAAIRFIHSHFKKASDKGVQGSINFARRKLGLQYPKDITSICQHTPYCVYIYKGVTDGKDGTVSVLLVGFFDIDACRHCIRFLDALQLKDDAEDQRAAVVSETLKKFGLPTENMVAVYLEGNGVASEQICSHLREVNSNTLALGGLYSICDAACHVGVKQLSNQVQELLTGIHSHYSTCSTKDDKLKDLFGSDITVDGPSFCINNSCLNLCLLVSKMLAIWTDLVSYFSSCDEDNDAAKLICSQLQDPKLRATFMFLEQALKPLHSFQMHLQTPEGGSRANLLVILEKASNLLSTYSSYFLDPQAVVCLLTESDVKVLKNSKFHLTSPKLSVGGKAVEDFLNESVAAEALPLLKEEMVSFYIAVTDCILTKLPLNDGLLRSMALLLNPQSSKKVTTKAVKELGSKLGICISPNDVTQLTKEFLKYQRAEEGENNHLADVSLEKHWASVLRDKELNMFRKLLLALLSLPCPPLDSQHVFTQALENGHTALVSESEGFREGARDAATDALVQNNDEIGRNRRMPQCEVRLTKINKLKNDHDFSSGNNGILEGTCRGGFGWESSLRQKPQARTVFQAGANSWSEPVGPDKESKKGLESQDEVSEQSSPSNKSTPRGRRKHVYQDGKGFLSGELVWGKVKGFSWWPGMVIPWKTKSSPPGMRKVEWFGDGMFSEIYTEGLMPFNAFTKCFCKNSFASLPVYKEAIYQIIELAGERCGKSFAKSEGNKEKELKMMLDWASEGFLPTGPDGFLPPDSAGHATSSESALSDYQPPAKRKYVLKNKANAAAIIYSRESMVDAVKEKGKKISDVCLSCGSFEIEAQHPLFEGGLCQKCKENFIETLYRYDEDGYQSYCTVCCAGSEVILCGNASCCRCFCKDCVDILVGPGTFDKLKDVDPWSCYMCQPSQCGGNLKLRPDWSVKVQDLFVNNSAMEFEPHRVYPSIPADQRRPIKVLSLFDGIATGYLVLKDLGMTMERYIASEICDDSIAVGMIKHEGKVEYVNDVRTITRKHLAEWGPFDLLIGGSPCNDLSMVNPLRKGLFEGTGRLFFEFYRILTLLKPKEDDDRPFFWLFENVVFMSANDKSDICRFLECNPILIDAVKVSPAHRARYFWGNLPGMNRPLATSLDDKVALQDCLEVGRTAKFDKVRTITTKSNSIRQGKSGPLPVAMNGKEDYLWCTEMEQIFGFPKHYTDVNNMGRVQRQKVLGRSWSVPVIRHLFAPLKDYYKCE, from the exons ATGGCAACAACAGTGGTTTTGAGTCCAGACTCTTCCCAGGATAAGAGCAGCCGTTTTCAGGTGTtgaagtggatcaacaacctGCTGAAAACCGACTTCAAAGATGTGCGGGAAATGGGTTCAG GTGCTTGTCACTGCCAGATCATGGATTGTGTTGCTCCTGGCTCTGTTGACATGACCAAAGTGAAGTTTGATGCACAGGGCGAAGATGAATCTAAGCACAACTTTAGTCTCCTCCAAGAGGCTTTCAACAAGAATGGTATCACACGG AGCATTCCAGTTGAGAACCTCCTGAAGGGGGATTTAAAAAGCAACTTTGAGATCATAAAGTGGTTTAAAGCTTTCTACACAGCAAACGTGAAAAGAGAAGAATATGACCCCGTGAAAGCTCGGAATGGCCATGATATCAGCCCTGTTGTGCCAACGTCAGAGTCAC GACGTTTTAATTTGGAATCAGACATGGAAGAGAACGGCactgaaaatacaaacaaattcCCGTTTACTGAAAAATGGAAGAATATTTGTGAATGGGCTGAACCTAGTAATCTTGGAGAGCAGCACACCTACTGCAGAATTTGTTCCAGAAACCTTTCCacaattcataaaggcatcatTGAACTTCAACGACACGAGAAGACGAACAAACACCAGAAGAGAAAGATTAACAAGAATGCCTGTGCGCAAAGCCAATGCCCTGAATTGTTGCCTAACCCCTGCAGTGATGCAGCTATCCGATTTATTCACAGTCACTTTAAAAAAGCCTCTGACAAAGGAGTCCAGGGGTCTATAAATTTTGCACGCCGCAAACTGGGGCTGCAGTACCCTAAAGATATCACATCAATTTGCCAGCACACTCCttactgtgtttacatttataaagGGGTAACAGATGGAAAGGATGGCACCGTCTCTGTGCTCCTTGTTGGGTTTTTTGATATTGATGCCTGCAGGCACTGCATCCGGTTTCTGGATGCTCTTCAGTTGAAGGATGATGCTGAAGATCAAAGAGCTGCAGTGGTGTCGGAGACCTTGAAGAAATTTGGTTTACCCACAGAGAACATGGTAGCTGTTTACCTCGAAGGTAATGGTGTTGCCTCAGAGCAGATCTGCTCACACCTCAGGGAGGTCAACTCAAACACATTAGCCCTGGGAGGGCTGTACAGCATCTGTGATGCTGCCTGTCATGTTGGGGTTAAGCAGCTCTCCAATCAGGTTCAAGAACTATTGACAGGCATTCACTCCCACTACTCCACCTGTTCTACAAAAGATGACAAACTCAAGGATCTTTTTGGCTCAGATATCACTGTGGACGGTCCATCATTTTGTATCAACAATAGCTGCCTCAACCTTTGCCTTTTAGTCTCAAAAATGTTGGCAATATGGACAGATCTTGTATCGTACTTTAGCTCTTGTGACGAGGACAATGATGCAGCCAAGTTAATCTGCTCCCAGCTGCAGGATCCCAAACTGAGGGCAACCTTTATGTTCCTGGAGCAGGCCTTAAAGCCACTGCACAGTTTTCAGATGCATCTGCAAACACCAGAGGGAGGTTCTCGAGCTAATTTGCTGGTCATCCTGGAAAAAGCCAGTAACCTGCTGAGTACCTACAGCTCCTACTTCCTTGATCCTCAAGCTGTTGTTTGCCTCCTCACGGAAAGTGATGTCAAAGTCCTCAAGAACAGCAAATTCCACCTGACAAGCCCCAAGCTCAGTGTGGGTGGGAAAGCAGTGGAAGATTTCCTGAATGAATCTGTGGCTGCTGAGGCACTGCCTCTGTTAAAGGAGGAGATGGTGTCTTTCTACATCGCAGTGACAGATTGCATTTTAACAAAGCTGCCTTTAAATGATGGATTGCTAAGGAGCATGGCTTTGCTCTTGAACCCTCAAAGTAGTAAGAAAGTGACAACAAAAGCCGTCAAAGAGCTTGGAAGCAAACTCGGAATCTGTATTTCCCCCAACGATGTCACCCAGCTCACTAAAGAGTTCCTGAAGTATCAGCGGGCCGAAGAAGGAGAGAATAACCACTTAGCAGATGTTTCACTGGAGAAACACTGGGCCAGTGTACTGAGGGACAAAGAGCTGAACATGTTCAGAAAGCTTCTTTTGGCACTATTGTCTCTACCATGTCCACCACTTGATAGTCAGCATGTTTTTActcag GCTTTAGAGAATGGACACACTGCACTGGTCTCCGAGAGTGAAGGCTTTAGAGAAGGAGCGCGTGATGCTGCAACTGACGCCTTAGTTCAAAATAATG ATGAGATTGGCCGTAATAGGAGAATGCCGCAATGTGAAGTCCGCCTTACAAAGATAAATA AGCTGAAGAATGACCATGATTTTTCATCTGGAAATAATGGCATCTTGGAG GGGACCTGTAGGGGAGGTTTTGGTTGGGAGAGCAGCTTACGCCAGAAGCCACAAGCCCGTACAGTGTTTCAGGCTGGTGCTAACTCCTGGTCCGAACCTGTAGGTCCTGATAAGGAAAGCAAAAAGGGTCTGGAGTCCCAAGATGAGGTG TCAGAACAGTCATCTCCATCCAATAAATCAACACCAAGAGGACGAAGGAAACATGTCTACCAG GATGGGAAAGGGTTTCTGTCAGGAGAGCTGGTGTGGGGGAAAGTGAAGGGGTTTTCCTGGTGGCCTGGGATGGTGATTCCCTGGAAAACTAAGTCATCTCCCCCGGGCATGAGGAAAGTGGAGTGGTTCGGAGATGGGATGTTCTCTGAG ATTTACACAGAGGGTTTAATGCCGTTCAATGCTTTCACCAAGTGCTTCTGTAAAAATTCCTTTGCCAGCTTGCCCGTCTACAAAGAAGCCATCTACCAAATTATTGAG TTGGCAGGTGAGCGATGTGGGAAGTCTTTTGCCAAGTcagaaggaaataaagaaaaagagctGAAAATGATGCTGGACTGGGCTTCTGAAGGATTTCTGCCCACAGGACCGGACGGATTCCTGCCACCTG ACTCTGCTGGACATGCCACTTCCTCTGAGTCTGCCCTCTCTGACTACCAGCCTCCAGCAAAAaggaaatatgttttaaaaaataaggCAAATGCAGCCGCTATTATCTACAGCAGAG aGTCAATGGTAGACGCAGTCAAAGAAAAGGGCAAAAAAATATCAG ATGTGTGCTTGTCTTGTGGATCATTTGAGATTGAAGCGCAGCACCCACTGTTTGAAGGTGGTCTTTGTCAAAAATGCAAG GAGAACTTCATAGAAACACTGTACCGCTACGATGAAGATGGCTACCAGTCATATTGCACCGTGTGCTGTGCCGGATCAGAGGTCATTCTGTGTGGCAACGCCAGCTGCTGCAG GTGTTTCTGTAAGGACTGTGTTGACATCCTGGTGGGTCCAGGAACCTTTGACAAGCTGAAAGATGTCGATCCCTGGAGCTGCTACATGTGCCAGCCATCACAGTGTGGAGGAAACCTCAAACTCAGACCAGACTGGAGCGTTAAAGTCCAAGACCTCTTTGTCAACAACAGCGCCATGGAGTTT GAGCCTCACAGAGTGTATCCCTCCATCCCTGCTGATCAGCGCAGACCAATCAAGGTGCTCTCACTTTTTGATGGCATTGCAACAG GATACCTGGTGCTCAAAGACCTGGGCATGACGATGGAGCGCTACATCGCTTCTGAGATTTGTGACGACTCGATTGCCGTGGGCATGATCAAGCACGAGGGGAAGGTCGAATATGTCAATGATGTTCGTACCATCACCAGGAAACAC CTGGCTGAATGGGGTCCATTTGATCTTCTGATTGGAGGCAGTCCATGTAACGACCTGTCAATGGTCAACCCTCTACGGAAAGGATTGTTTG AGGGCACCGGAAGGCTCTTTTTTGAGTTCTACCGCATTCTGACCTTGTTGAAGCCGAAGGAGGACGACGACCGTCCGTTCTTCTGGTTGTTTGAGAACGTGGTTTTCATGAGTGCCAACGACAAATCAGACATCTGCAGATTCCTTGAG tgtaacccCATTCTCATCGATGCAGTGAAAGTCAGTCCTGCTCACAGAGCACGTTACTTTTGGGGAAACCTCCCTGGCATGAACAG GCCGCTCGCCACATCGCTTGATGACAAAGTAGCTCTCCAGGATTGTTTGGAAGTCGGACGCACTGCAAAG TTTGATAAAGTCCGCACCATCACGACAAAGTCAAACTCCATAAGGCAGGGGAAAAGTGGGCCGCTACCCGTCGCCATGAATGGCAAGGAGGACTATTTGTGGTGCACAGAAATGGAGCA GATCTTTGGCTTCCCCAAACATTACACAGATGTGAACAACATGGGCCGTGTGCAAAGGCAGAAAGTCTTGGGCCGCTCCTGGAGTGTCCCCGTCATCCGTCACCTTTTCGCCCCGCTGAAGGATTATTATAAATGTGAATAA